Proteins encoded within one genomic window of Sebaldella sp. S0638:
- a CDS encoding lipopolysaccharide assembly protein LapB: protein MKNKKYPNFFAAKVLIALFLAFSVSFSEESAEELFNTALKYQKSGQLDQAEQYYKASLKLKSDVDAMYNLGILYEDKNNYTEAEKYFKMAYDAGLSKAAYKLGYVYSKLNKKDLSERYYLLSITKDNNIDAMYNLAVLYNSRNKKDDAIKYFKMAADKGDIDAAYNLGLLYDDAGNFDSAEYYYKKAADVTNSNINALYNLAILYEKQNKINDSLKYYEKTYNRNYDPKILYKLGLLNDISGNYQNAEKYYKQAVEKAGDTDAMYNLGLLYMTQRKYNDAQKYFLQLYEKNKTGKTANLIGSLYEQMKNSKLAEQYYNEALNLGEKNAVYNIAMLYQSEGKYEQAQKYLENLAQNSKNPELYYNLALSYDKGNNKVEAEKYYLKTIELSSGNNDVSQKAMNNLGLLYYEQQNKDMAVKYLKSAVDGGYYNAALDLGIIYGQLGDKENSEKYLLLSLDKAKNNDALYHLGVLYYDQGKKDLAVKYLKQASANGDKDAKSMLDSM from the coding sequence ATGAAAAATAAAAAATATCCGAATTTTTTTGCAGCAAAAGTTCTTATTGCTTTATTTCTGGCTTTTTCAGTTTCTTTTTCCGAGGAATCGGCAGAAGAGCTGTTTAATACTGCCCTGAAATATCAAAAGAGCGGCCAGCTTGATCAGGCTGAGCAATATTATAAAGCTTCGCTGAAATTAAAAAGTGATGTTGATGCTATGTATAATCTGGGTATCTTATATGAAGATAAAAACAATTATACAGAAGCCGAAAAATATTTTAAGATGGCCTATGATGCAGGCCTTTCCAAAGCTGCGTATAAACTTGGCTATGTCTATTCAAAACTCAATAAAAAAGATCTTTCTGAGAGATATTATCTTTTGTCTATTACTAAAGATAATAATATAGATGCTATGTATAATCTTGCAGTCCTTTATAACAGCAGAAACAAAAAAGATGATGCAATAAAATATTTTAAAATGGCTGCTGATAAAGGAGACATTGATGCCGCGTATAATCTGGGGCTTCTTTATGATGATGCAGGAAATTTTGACTCTGCGGAGTATTATTATAAAAAAGCTGCTGATGTGACTAACAGTAATATAAATGCACTGTACAATCTGGCTATTTTATATGAAAAGCAAAACAAAATAAATGATTCGCTTAAATATTACGAAAAAACCTATAACAGGAATTATGATCCGAAAATACTTTATAAACTAGGACTTTTGAATGATATTTCAGGAAATTATCAAAATGCGGAAAAATACTACAAGCAGGCTGTGGAAAAAGCAGGTGATACTGATGCTATGTATAATCTCGGACTTTTATATATGACGCAGAGAAAATATAATGATGCGCAGAAATATTTCCTTCAGCTTTATGAAAAAAATAAGACAGGAAAAACGGCAAATCTCATTGGAAGCCTCTATGAACAGATGAAAAATTCCAAGCTCGCAGAACAATATTATAACGAAGCACTTAATCTCGGTGAGAAAAATGCAGTTTATAATATCGCAATGCTTTATCAGTCTGAGGGGAAGTATGAACAGGCTCAGAAATATCTTGAAAATCTGGCTCAAAATTCTAAAAATCCCGAGCTTTATTATAATCTGGCACTTTCATATGACAAGGGAAATAACAAAGTCGAAGCTGAAAAATATTATCTAAAAACTATAGAGCTTTCTTCAGGAAATAATGATGTTTCCCAAAAAGCGATGAATAATCTCGGACTGCTTTATTACGAACAGCAAAATAAAGATATGGCTGTTAAATATCTAAAAAGTGCAGTTGACGGCGGTTATTACAATGCAGCCCTTGATCTGGGGATTATTTACGGACAGCTTGGCGATAAGGAAAATTCAGAAAAATATCTTTTATTATCACTGGACAAAGCCAAAAATAACGATGCCCTTTATCATCTCGGAGTTTTATATTATGATCAGGGAAAGAAAGACCTTGCAGTAAAGTATTTAAAACAAGCCTCTGCAAATGGGGATAAAGATGCAAAATCAATGCTGGACAGCATGTAA
- the dxr gene encoding 1-deoxy-D-xylulose-5-phosphate reductoisomerase: MQTNISILGATGSIGKNALSIIRENRDKFNITALSADKNWQALAENIREFNPKYVSVGTQEGYDKIKNEFPGIEIFMGCEGLKNIGQLDETDILLTAVSGSIGLPATVEAIKKEKRIALANKETMVAGGYLIRDLLKEYNSEIIPVDSEHSAVFQSLKSGNHNEIERIILTASGGPFRGADKKFLENVTLEQALKHPNWSMGAKITIDSSTLVNKGLEVIEAHHLFLVDYDKIDVIVHPQSIIHSMVEFRDKSVIAQMGEPDMKTPILYAFTYPERVENKLLGNFDFMKFSNITFEKVDFDVFRGLRLAYDAGKLGESYPIVYNAANEAAVDLFMNRKINYTDIYRIIEDEMNAHKQVKSRDLDIIMSVDREIKEKIYNLYK, encoded by the coding sequence ATGCAAACGAACATTTCAATACTTGGGGCTACTGGAAGCATTGGTAAAAACGCCCTTTCAATAATACGTGAAAATCGTGACAAATTTAATATTACTGCACTTTCAGCAGACAAAAACTGGCAGGCGCTGGCAGAAAATATCAGGGAATTTAATCCAAAGTATGTATCTGTGGGGACACAGGAAGGATACGATAAAATAAAAAATGAATTTCCCGGTATAGAGATTTTTATGGGTTGTGAAGGATTGAAAAACATTGGACAGCTTGATGAAACAGATATTTTGCTGACAGCAGTGAGCGGGTCTATCGGACTTCCGGCTACTGTTGAAGCTATAAAAAAGGAAAAAAGAATAGCACTGGCAAATAAGGAAACCATGGTAGCAGGCGGTTATCTCATTCGTGATCTTCTAAAAGAATATAATTCGGAAATAATTCCCGTGGACAGTGAACACAGTGCTGTTTTTCAGTCTTTGAAATCGGGTAATCATAATGAAATCGAGAGAATTATTCTCACTGCCTCAGGAGGACCGTTCAGAGGTGCAGATAAAAAATTTCTGGAAAATGTAACACTGGAACAGGCGTTAAAACATCCAAACTGGAGCATGGGCGCAAAAATTACCATTGATTCTTCCACTCTTGTTAATAAAGGACTGGAAGTAATAGAAGCCCATCATCTTTTTTTGGTTGATTATGATAAAATAGATGTTATTGTGCATCCGCAAAGTATTATTCATTCTATGGTAGAGTTCAGGGATAAATCTGTTATAGCACAGATGGGAGAACCTGATATGAAAACTCCCATTCTTTACGCTTTCACATATCCGGAAAGAGTGGAGAATAAGCTGCTTGGCAACTTTGATTTTATGAAATTCAGCAATATCACATTTGAAAAAGTGGATTTTGATGTTTTCAGAGGTCTTAGGCTAGCATATGATGCAGGCAAGCTCGGCGAATCATATCCTATTGTGTATAATGCCGCTAATGAAGCTGCCGTAGATTTATTTATGAACAGAAAAATTAATTATACTGACATTTACAGAATTATAGAAGATGAGATGAATGCACATAAACAGGTAAAATCCCGTGATCTTGACATTATTATGTCTGTAGACAGGGAAATAAAAGAAAAAATTTATAATTTATACAAATAA
- a CDS encoding phosphatidate cytidylyltransferase, whose protein sequence is MLSRALVIVIFVPLLILIFLKGDFTFLIFTEVIIGMSVYEFYKMLKDKGFEVASRIGLFLSLLLPILVYMKDKVLFSYDFLGFSGDIIARFDIGGFVVFALMLIATRQILKVKINGAMAEISYTLFGIVYISYFFSYILLLKNEFSNGRALVLMTFILIWTCDIAAYLVGISIGGKLIKRRLAPEISPKKSFEGAIGGFIGAFIVALKFDVIFSFFAEFFCKNIHIFSKCSVHSNISFTKTEALLLALIIAFFAELGDLVESKIKREFEIKDSGTLLLGHGGFLDRFDSALFVLPVVYYFVKYFIS, encoded by the coding sequence ATGTTAAGTAGAGCTTTGGTTATTGTTATTTTTGTTCCATTGCTTATTCTTATCTTTTTAAAAGGCGATTTTACATTTTTGATTTTTACTGAAGTCATAATAGGCATGTCTGTTTATGAATTTTATAAAATGCTGAAAGATAAAGGATTTGAGGTGGCAAGCAGAATAGGACTGTTTTTGTCTTTACTTCTGCCGATACTTGTATATATGAAGGATAAAGTTTTGTTTTCTTATGATTTTCTGGGATTCAGCGGAGATATTATCGCAAGATTTGATATCGGGGGCTTTGTTGTTTTTGCCCTTATGCTTATTGCTACAAGACAGATTTTGAAAGTAAAAATAAATGGTGCAATGGCGGAAATTTCTTATACCTTATTTGGTATTGTTTATATTTCATACTTTTTTTCATATATTTTACTGTTAAAAAATGAATTTTCAAACGGGAGGGCTCTTGTCCTCATGACATTTATACTTATCTGGACATGCGATATTGCAGCATATCTGGTAGGGATTTCCATTGGCGGAAAGCTCATAAAGAGAAGGCTTGCTCCTGAAATAAGCCCGAAAAAATCTTTTGAAGGTGCTATAGGCGGCTTTATAGGAGCCTTTATTGTTGCTTTAAAATTTGATGTTATTTTTTCGTTTTTTGCAGAGTTTTTTTGCAAAAATATACATATATTCAGCAAGTGCAGTGTGCATAGCAATATTTCCTTCACTAAAACAGAAGCCCTTCTGCTGGCATTAATAATAGCCTTTTTTGCAGAGCTGGGAGATTTAGTGGAGTCAAAAATAAAAAGGGAATTTGAAATAAAAGACTCCGGTACTTTACTTTTGGGACACGGCGGTTTTCTTGACCGTTTTGACAGTGCCCTCTTTGTACTTCCTGTAGTTTATTATTTCGTAAAATATTTTATAAGTTAG
- the uppS gene encoding polyprenyl diphosphate synthase, producing MDRKIPKHIAIIMDGNGRWAKSKGMARIEGHKRGADTLEFVLRQSVSFGVKHLTVYAFSTENWKRPKAEVTALMNLFSKYLDNKKDELKEQDIRLVVSGTEEGVSKKLLKKIKETENYLSGCSTLTFNIAFNYGGRKEITDGINKLLKEGKTSVTEEEFQNYLYQPDIPDPELVIRTSGEFRISNFLLWEIAYSEFYITNTYWPDFDKNEYEKAIDWFNNRERRFGGVDVK from the coding sequence ATGGATAGAAAAATACCCAAACATATTGCAATTATAATGGATGGAAACGGAAGATGGGCTAAATCAAAGGGGATGGCAAGGATAGAAGGGCATAAAAGAGGCGCTGATACTCTGGAATTTGTTTTAAGACAAAGTGTCTCATTTGGTGTGAAACATCTCACTGTTTACGCCTTTTCCACTGAAAACTGGAAAAGACCCAAGGCAGAGGTCACTGCACTTATGAATCTTTTTTCAAAATATCTGGATAATAAAAAAGATGAACTGAAAGAACAGGATATAAGACTTGTGGTATCCGGTACAGAAGAAGGAGTCAGCAAGAAACTGCTGAAAAAAATAAAAGAAACGGAAAATTATCTTTCCGGCTGCAGTACACTTACTTTTAACATCGCTTTTAATTACGGCGGAAGAAAAGAGATTACAGACGGTATTAATAAGCTTCTGAAAGAAGGAAAGACTTCTGTTACAGAAGAGGAGTTTCAAAACTATCTTTATCAGCCTGATATTCCTGATCCTGAACTGGTTATCAGAACCAGCGGGGAATTCAGAATCAGTAATTTTCTCTTGTGGGAAATAGCATACTCTGAATTTTATATCACTAATACTTACTGGCCTGATTTTGATAAAAATGAATATGAAAAAGCCATAGATTGGTTTAATAATAGAGAAAGACGTTTTGGAGGAGTCGATGTTAAGTAG
- a CDS encoding NAD(P)H-dependent oxidoreductase — MNYLIVYAHPNKLSFNHALKETAVKFLTERGCNVEIRDLYEISFNPVLSSSDFITFSEGKVPDDIKKEQDYITKADKIIFISPIWWTSFPAILKGYFDRIFSYGFAYLYENHEARGLLNGKEALFISTTSTPYDIYKVRGYHDSLEMLQDEGILKFSGFKTLEHLFFGDVPFVTDIERKEYLLELERVLEKF, encoded by the coding sequence TTGAATTACTTGATTGTATATGCACATCCAAACAAGTTAAGCTTTAATCATGCACTAAAAGAAACAGCCGTAAAATTTCTTACAGAAAGAGGCTGTAATGTAGAAATTCGTGATCTTTATGAAATCTCTTTTAACCCTGTTCTTTCATCTTCTGACTTTATAACATTTTCTGAAGGAAAAGTTCCTGACGATATAAAAAAAGAACAGGATTATATTACCAAAGCAGATAAAATTATTTTTATCAGCCCTATATGGTGGACTAGTTTCCCCGCTATTCTGAAAGGATATTTTGACAGGATATTTTCTTATGGATTTGCATATTTATATGAAAATCATGAAGCCCGGGGTCTCCTAAACGGAAAAGAAGCTCTTTTCATTTCTACTACCAGCACTCCTTATGATATTTACAAAGTCAGAGGATATCATGATTCCCTTGAAATGCTTCAGGATGAGGGTATCTTGAAATTTTCCGGTTTCAAAACACTGGAACACCTTTTTTTCGGCGACGTTCCCTTTGTTACGGATATCGAAAGAAAGGAATATCTTCTTGAACTAGAAAGAGTTCTTGAAAAATTTTAA
- a CDS encoding DUF1904 family protein yields MPHIRVRGAEKEKVRDFTAGLADELGIIAECPADWFTFEYVETTFFFDGKEDDGLVFIEVLWFDRNSEARDKIAALFTERWKKITDKIVTIVFNPLIENMYYEDGVHF; encoded by the coding sequence ATGCCACACATAAGAGTTCGGGGAGCAGAAAAAGAAAAAGTCAGAGATTTTACCGCAGGTCTGGCAGATGAACTGGGAATTATCGCTGAGTGTCCAGCTGACTGGTTTACATTTGAATATGTGGAAACTACTTTCTTTTTTGACGGAAAAGAAGATGACGGCCTTGTTTTTATTGAGGTTTTATGGTTTGACAGGAATTCAGAAGCTAGAGACAAAATAGCGGCTCTGTTTACCGAAAGATGGAAAAAAATAACGGATAAAATAGTTACTATAGTATTTAATCCTTTGATAGAAAATATGTATTACGAAGACGGGGTTCATTTTTAA